The DNA window ACACCTTGCTTTCCTGGCATGTGCCCAGGCCAAGGCTGGTGTGGAAAAGTGACTCCAGACACATTGGTTGAGGGAGAGTTAAAGTGCCTCCGAGGGGCGTTAGGTATTGCACAGAGCAAGCTTTCTGAGCTCTTACCAGGAATAGGAAAGCCCATTTTCCTAACCACCTCCCTTTGCAGACAGGGTCATCTTCCCACACTGCTTCCTCTTGCTGTGCTACTCATTGAAacaagtttattcactttgctttTCGTGCTCAATATTTCTCATTGAGCTGGGAGTTTCCCACCTGCCCGAGGAGTGTCTCGCACTGTTTCTGACAAGAAGTGGGCACAAAGAGTGTGGTCCATTTTTGTGGAAGGCTCAGAAGCAGAGGTCAGATGTCAAAGGGGAAGGGCAGCATTTCCATTTTTCCAAAGCAGCCCTTAAACCACTCGGTGTACTTGCTGCTTGCCGGTCTAGCCTGATGCTCACAATCCTCCTGGCACTGGGGCGATGAAACTAGCTGTATCTCTGGGCTGCATCCCCAAATTGTGCCACACCCGCCTCCTCCTGGTCCTCCTCCCCCCAAAATTTAaagttttttgaaacagagttttgctacatagccaaggctggtctgaaactcagtcTGTAGTCACAGTGGCCCTGACTTTACAGTCCTTGTGCCTCAGCCTCGCaagggattacagacatgtgctaccaCTTTCCACACGGAAACCTTTTAAGTAGACCAATGGCTGAATCTGATTCCATAGACTCTGACTAAATACCCAGTGGTTAGGAGCAGGAATCTAGGCATGGCTGGATCTGATTGCAGATGTTCTGACTGAATACGCCAAGACTGAAAGCAGGAACCCAGGCATCTACGTCCATCTATGGAAGTCTTAGTCACAGGAGCCCAAAGTGGGAACGGCTCAGCGTCTGTCGCCCCTAGCTTCATAGTGTCTAAGCACCATGTGGGAAGCAAGCTGAATAGATGAATCTAGAAGAGCTGTTTCTCATGATAGATGTCATTGCCACCATGGAGCCATTTTAACAGAGCTTCCTATAGAAGACTTTGCAGCATATCAGGATCTTTATAACCACATCTGTAGTATGATACATGGAGGCAGAAATGGCACCAAGCATTAAGGGACTTACGGGTGAATCTGCGGGAGCCTTAAGGACTTTATGATTAGGCAGCCTGGTCTTTTAGACTCATAGTCCACCAGGAGACTTAATCAAGGCAGGGATGAAAAGCGGCCTGAAGGGCGTTCCTAAATTACCGTGGGGTAGACTAAATGCCCCCTTTTCCTTCTGCACTGGCCCATAATTTCTACGCTAGAAATTTCTGAACAGTAATCCTACCCAGTAACTCCCTCATCCCGGAATTGCTCAAGCACTGTtgctgtgttgtgtgtgtctctcttccACCACAGACAATACACAATCCTGACATGTCCAGGACCCAAACTTATGGGGGCATCATAGAGGCTCTAGCGTATGTCCTAAGTCCTACGGTCACTCCCTGGCCTCAGTGTTCTCATCTGTATTGCATATATGATAATACCTCCGTCCCTAGAATAATACCCACAGACCCCGTGTGATGCCTGACTCACAGAGAACATCCAAGTGCttattttcttgttctctttttccCAAGAGTATTGTGTCTGGGCTAGTGATTGGGACAGCACTATGGCTAAAtcatgggatctggaaaggatcacccCAACACCCACAAAGGGAGACCTCTCACCCTCAGGAGGTTTGTGTCCATATATTTCCCTGACCTCATCTCGAAACCTGAAGCTGGGGAATCAATAGGCTTTTTACCCAATGTGTCCTGTGGTCCTAGCGAAGCCACTTGAGGCATTCTTAGGTGTCCCCAACGCTGGCACTACATATCCTTGGCCAGCCTCTGCCTGTCAGCTGGATGACCTTGGGCAAAGTGCTCCTATGGCCTTATAACTCCCATTTCCTTGTCTCAACACAAGGGCCTCGGCAGCATCTATGGCTCATCCCTCATCGCTCACCAGCCAGATAGGGCTCCTGTTCATCCCCTAAATCAGTGCCAACCCAGGGTCTCCCATCTCCATAGCTGGTACTGCTGTTTAGCTAGCCACTTGGTGCCGGTCACAGGATGCTAACCCCAGCAGCTGTCCACCCCTCTGCTACTCCTGAACCCTGGCCACCCTTGGGACCTCTTGGTCCCCAGCTTTGGCGATTGGTTATATCCGCCCTGCTAGAAGCTTGCTCGTAAAAACGGACCTTTCCTAGTTCTGTCGACGCTGTGGCAAAGGCGGCAGGGCACCTGGCAGGATCACGTCCTCTAGAACCAGAGATGCCCCTTCCTGCTTCCACGGCTCTGTCAGTCACTCTGAGATGCAAACTCTCCCCCTCCCGCCCATCTCCTGCCACAGTCTGCTATGAGCAGGAAGACCTTCTTTGACCATTTCTGACAAGCCAGCCCCTTTTGTGTCACTTACTCCCTTAGTGCTCTGCATGTCACCATGGGGACCCTGGTCTTGGCACCAAGCTCCATCAGCCTATTGGAGAGGCTcaatgcctgtaatgccagctcccAGAAGGCGTAAGTGGGTAGACCTTCCCGAGTTCAAGATCAGCTTATGTTCCAGCGTGAGACTTTGTCTCGGGAAAACTAAACAAGATCCACCTGCCCTCTGGGCAATTACCTCCAGGAAAGCACCACTCAGGGCCATGGGCATCTTCTGAACCCTAGCCGGCCTGGAGTTGTAATTGCAAGAGACCCTGGAGTTGCCAGGGAGCCTTTCCTTTTCCAGGTGGGAAATGACCAGCCAGCCTTGTACCCAGTCCTTTTGCATTTATTGGAACCTGCTTACCCAGCAATCCCCAAAGGAGCTTAAGCAGGGCTGACGTTTGGGACTCCTATGACCTAAGCCTGGGATTATCACGGGGCTACCTGGGCAAGGGAAGGAGACAGGTAGGGTGTGAAGGGACACCGAAGACAAAGGGAAGCAGGAACTGTGTCCTGCTAAGGACCTTCAGTTGGCAGGGAGAGGTTTGGTTTCCCACCTCTCCAGGTTCAGGGTGTGCGTATGTGTGCTGACATGCTcgcactgggggtggggtgggggtgggggtgagggaggagcTGAGCTGTTGTCATCactgtttcctttcctttatccTCTCCTTCACTTTTTGAGGTTCAAACTGGATCAGTCGCAGAATTTCTTTATTGGCCAGGGTCCCCTCGATGAACTCCTCCTCTGTAAGTTTATCTGCGTAGCGGAGGAGAAACATCAGTCAGGACCGGCTGTCTCAAGCTGCAAACACCCAGGAGAACTGAGGGAAAATGCTGAAGATGCAGCAATCCCAGGGACCCACATTACTCTCCCAGACACTATCCCTTCCTCAAGACTCTTGAGCCTCCCTCAGATCATGCTGAAACAGCTAAAGACTGGCGCTGTCTCCCAGGACCCACTTGTATTCTCCGTGCCTTCTGCTCAGACAGTTCTCTTGCCATGCTGGTTATCACTGATTATAAGTACTTCCTTTCATATGCTTTTGAAATTGCTCCATACTCCTATAGTCTAAAGCTCTGGGAGACTGAGAGAGGCAGGCTCACAATCTGAGTGCAGACGTTGGAACTGTCCCCAAGTGAAGGAGGCGTGAGAGGTCAGGGGACAGTGACATGCCATGGATAGCCTGGCTTGCAGAAAAGTCTCTTGTGTGCCCACAGCACCCAGGCTACCTCATGACACCGGGTGACACAACCTCTGTGACTGCTTCCTCTGCTTGCAAATTCCTCATCTCTCAATATAGAACACCTCATTTGGGATGAGGATGGAGAGAGATAGCCTCTGCTACCTCTCACAAgtcaggcgtgtgtgtgtgtgtgtgtgtgtgtgtgtgtgtgtgtgtaggttcatCCCAGACAAATGCATATCACTGTGGCCTTCCTCTGTGTGCTTCATGCTGCCGTTCTTAAAGAGGGTGGGGCATAGCGGACAAAGAGTGAGTCAAAGCTTGTCCTCAGGAAACTCCGGGTCTGTGGGAAGACATTTCCATATAGAAAGAAGTCTAGGATGAGGCAGATCCTTTCTGTTCATGGTCGCTCACGTGATCCTCAGCACACAATGTAAACACAGTGTCACAGGGCTGATTTGATCTCCACTGGCTTATGTTCGTGGCCTTTGTCTTATATTCATATCCTTAGTCTTCCCTGGGGCTGGGATTCAGGATACTTCTCTGCCTAAATCTGGGTGGTGAAATATGGATCAAAGTTCTAACTTCCTTGCCAGCCTCACTCCAAACTCAAAAGTCCCACTACTGGAGCCTGTTGCCATGATGATGCTCTCTTCAGATGAgccataaacacacatgcacatgcacacgcacacacaggtacacaggcatgcacagccCAGCAGGAGTAACAGCCAGCCTTCTGACACCACCCTCCCCTGCGGAGCCATTTTCAGATTAGCAAAAAGTAGCAGACGGACCCTGATACATGGAAAGACACAGAGGGAATAAAGGGGGTTCAAAAGTAAAGTGTCACAGGAAGCCATCTTGCACAGCCCGAACCCATGCAAGCAAAATGTTCAGGGGACAAGTGGCAATAGGGCCAGGTgcaggatggagggagagggtgCCTAGGCACAGCACTGAGGAGTTATCACTTTGAGGGGGAGGTGGGGACACAGATGGCACTTGGGAAAGACCACGAGGAACCCTGAGAGCCTGCTTGCCTTGCCCTGGCTTCCACCCTTGGGTCTTCCTTGACGTCATCATTTGACTGAGAAGTAGGGATGGGTCATCTCTACCTTTGTTCTGTATCCTTCTGAGGATTTGCATATTAGCCCTGGTGACAGCATGACCTCAGGACACACAGTGGGCTAGCACTGGTTATTCAGTGAGCCACATTGTGCTCTGTTTACTGAAACTAACACTTTGGGTTTTAAACAACTCAGCTGGGGACATctctctcaatatatatatatatatatatatatatatatatatatatttgatatggTACCAATAAGTTCCATATTTCCACAGGGAAAAATTTAAGAACTCCTTAAGGCTGTTTACTCCTCAAGTTCTTGTCTCCCAGTGGggctatgtctgtctgtcttttctctgtctctccctctctttgtgtctctgtgcctttctgtctatctgtctatccttgctttctctgtgtgtgatgatgatgatgatgataccaACTCTTGTACTATATTCTTCCAGTAATGGCCGTGCATGCTATGGACCAACAGCTCCAGTTAGCACACTCTGGACTCCATCTTTCTTTAAGTTCCAGAGGCCGCTTCCAGCCAGCCTTTTAGCAGAGCAGGGACACCGAGAGGCCCGGCACAGGCTGTCCTCCCAGTACTTTCTAGCAATGTAGCAATGTAATGGACACTAATCCCTTCTTGGTGGGGTTTTTGGGTCACCAAAACTAATTTCTTAGTTGGTCATGAGGTCTCTGCTGGGTGAGGTGCCATTTTCTCTTGTTCTCCCTGTGCAGGGAAAGCAAGCAGCCTGAAGAGAGAAAAGGCTGCACCCTGCTAAAGTTGCCTTTGTATACACATGGCCAAGAAGCCTGCAGACTTTGCAGTAGTAGTCCTCAAATCTAGCTTAAAAAGCTACCAAAACGGACACCCCAGTACTCATgaagccgaggcaggaagatcagtagTTACTGCCAACCTGGAATACATAGTGTTTTCCTTCCGCCCCAGCCCCGAACTCCTAAACTCCAGGAGTGAGTGAATTTTGCAAGCAATAGGGGTATGTTGATATTCCCGTAACAGGCATCACCTGGAAGGTAGTAGCAGACCTGGTGCATTGGGCCAAGTCCTGTTCCTGACCTTTGAAGATAGTTTGGACAAAGTGTGGCCCAAACGACTACAGGAAGTGTTATCCCAGTTCGACCTGGGCCCTGTGACTCAGATTAGGGAAGTCTGTTTCCTGCGTCTCCAGGAAACAGCAGAGGCCTTAAGATCAGAGGTAACAAAGACAAGGAATTCACCATCATCTTTCTTTCCGAAGAACGTCCAGATCTTCGCAGCCCGCTTTTCTGGGGTGTTCTCATCATCTGGAAGGTGCTTCACATCCTCAGGCTTGATCATTTTGAAAATAGCCTGTAGCAGACCGAGGGAAAGACCTTGTCATAAGGAGCAGTGAGGGCATGGTGGTCCTGAGAAATCCGTGCttcacaccacacacaaaaatctACCAGAGATGGATGAAAGGCTTAATTTTAATTCCTAGAGCTAAGCTTCATGACATCAGTTATGATAATGATTTTTGAGCTACTGGGATTATGTTAAAACCTAAGATGCTTCTACACAGCAAAGGAGCCAACAAAATAAGATAACCTTGggatgggagaaaatatttgcaaaccttTGATAAGGATTAATTTAATAAGGGCTTAGTATATAACACATATAAAGAACACTTACAGCTCAATGCTAAAATAATAGGTGACCCTGAGTGTAgtgacgcacacctttaatccacttgggagaaagaggcagcctggtctacacagagagtttcaggccagccaggagaGACTCTAGTGAGACTCtctcatacaaacaaacaacaaaaccaaccacacacaaaatcaaacaaaattataaataacTGAATTGAAAACAGACAATGGAACTGGACAGCCATCTCttcaaaaagaaagtaaaattaaaaagataggAATGGCCAACAGGTATGTGAAAAGGTGATCAACTTCATTAATCATTGGGGAAATAAACGGAAATCAAAACCATAATGAGGTATCTGCTCACATCTGTTGGGACAGCTACTCTTTGAAAAGCTTGCCTTGTCTGTGTCTCTTGTCAGATGGGGCTGGggctatggctcagtggtaaagctcTGCCATGAGGCTCCCATGTTTGAGCCTCAGcacacaacaacacacacactccCATTTCAAACACAAAATCAAGAGGTGAGTGTTGGAGTGGATGGGTAGAAAAAGAAGCCCTGGTCATTGTTTGAGCCTTCACATCATGGGTTCTCTTTCTTGGTGCCCAAACAGCCTGTGGGATCAGGCGCTCTCCAAGAAAATAAGGTTATATACAGTCCAGGAGCCTACAAGAGCCCCGTATGTTCTACTGCATCAAAATTTCTGATGGCAGGGCCCAGGCATCAACGGCATCTTTGAAGCCTTTGTAAGGGGCAGTGAATGTGGAAGAAGACTTGCGTtttcatgtaatttttaaattttctgactAGTTTTgtttagtaaaaagaaaaaagaaacagaaattttcCTGTAATAATTCACAGAAGCCCTGAGGTTGGAGTTTGGAGCCACTAGTACAGACCCTACCTCCCACAGACTTGAGAGAATCCAACAGCCTCTGCTGGGCCTGTGAGGTACTTCAGTTCTCTAGCAGGACTGGCTCATGATCATAAATGCTAACACTTACTGAGCTCTCCCATCAATGTGTCACTTTTCTAGGCATTTCTTACATTAATTCTCAAGACAACTCTACAGAGCTGGAATTACTGGTCCCATTTTACagacaacaaacaaacccagaaacaTTTAACTTGCCCAAAGTTACCTATGGCAGCAGAGAGTCTAACTCAGGCAGCTTAGTTCTAGAACCTGCGTTCTTGCAGACTAAGCTGGGGGAGGAGGCGTGGACAAGACTGGCAGAGGTCTTCTCAGGACACAGGAAGCCCTTCAGGTACCCTTCAGTTCAAGGAGGAATCCAGAGGAAGGCTGAGCTTTGGGCTCATGGATCCCCTTCAGCTCCTTCTCTCTCCAGTCAAGGACAAAGCCAGAAAAAGGTGCTCCTGACCTATGAGATCGCAGAAGTGGACAAGGTGGCCCCTACTTACCCACCTGATAACCTGCTTTCAAGTATTCTACTGGCTTGGTAACTTCAGGTCCAGCCAGGCTCAACAAGGACACTCAAAGCTGTAGGAGCTTGGCTGTTAGGCAGGCTCATGGTGTGGGTAGGTACACTGACATGAGGACCCAGAGGCTGctgtctctgcccctgcctccatgGAGACTCAAGGGAATTACAAAAGGGCATCAATGTCTGTGAAATTAATCTGGGCTTCAGGAAAGCCAACAGCCATGGGAAGTATGCTTCCTCACTGGTGCTAGGACAAGGACATTAGCCCTGGTAGTTCAGGGCAGTGGCTTTATAGACAGCACACACGTCCCCAGAAGTGAACTGAAATACAGATAGCTCCTAGAATTCCTCTCTCCTGATCCGCTGGCACCatgtccaggcatggtggctaaGTACTGGCAGTGACTGGCTGTCTGTTCCACCTCTCTTCCAACCAGAGGGTTGGTTGGTGGTTGGGTGGTGGGAGAAAGCCAGGCTTTCAGGATTCTGGGAAAGGCCATATAAATGATCAAAGCCTCACTCTGGGCCCAAAGAGGCTATATGCATTTCCCACGGTCACATAATGAGTTGGTGACAGAGCTGGTACAATAATTCACCATTTCTGACTTCCAGACCAATGCTCTCACAATGACCTTGTAACCGGGTCACCAGCAAGGCCTTGCACACTTGGCACAGCCTCAGCTCTCCccactcctttccttcccttttttctagAAGAGCATCAACCTACCACTCTTCAGGTAGCTTTGAATTGGTCCCCATCCCATGCCATCCTGGGACCCCAAAACTAACCCAGAGGAGGTTGCTCTGCAGGCTTTGCCCCGCAGGCATGTGAATACTTCTTGTTGGCTTCCATTCCAGGGATGACCTAGTCTGCCCCCAGCTGCAGCTTTGCTGCTGTGTTTGTGGCTTGTCCTAATAAGGGAGGAAGAACCCTGCAAGTAAAGGCATGATTACAAACGTACCAAAAATTAGATAAAATATGAAGAATGCTGTTCCTCCTAACAGGAATggaatttgaaaaataaagcaTGGAGGACTCAGAAGACAGTCAAAGAAGGAACTCTAGGTGACATAATACAGGGAAAAATGGAAGTTCTCTAATGTCTAAAATTATAGGACTGCTTGAGTGGCCTTATGACACTTCCAAAGGGTGGAATTTTAAGTGGCTCTTAGAAATATTCTTTAACGTAGCtatggtggttcacacctataATTGCAGCTACTGTGGCAACTGAGGCAAGAAGGTTGAGAacttgaggacagcctgagctacatagggaCACACtcagaaaaatgtttttgaagaatTTATGATGATATAGAAAATACTCATGATAAAAGAGTGCCAGGAAAGCACGTGAAAACTCTCACGTCAATATGTTAGGATTCTAGAATTGCCTTAGAAGAGGTAAAACCCTGGGAAAGGCACGTAGCAATGTGCTATCAGTACACTGGTTAGAAACATTAGTTTTAGTCGGCAACAGTTCGTTTGCATCATTTCTAAATTTCACAGACTGCTTATATATTAGACTAAATAAAAAAACTATTTGTGAGACGCCAAAAATACCCAGAACAAATTGTAGACAGGGAGAGGAGACAGAGCTCTCCAGCTTGAACGACCACGATGGTGAGAGCCTTGAGGAGCCCTGCCAACACCCACCGTATCACGGCCAGAACAACAAACCAACCAGGACCGGAAATAGATTCCATGTCCCctctgctttttaattgaaaCGTGTGTGTTTCGACTTCACTGGTGTGGAATTTGAATGTGTGTTGCTGAAACAACTGGAGACTTTAATGAAAAAAGGGAACGTGtgtgagaggaaaggaggaagggaagagagagagagaggagggagaaatgaggaagaaagagggatggAAACTAGAAGGGAGagaaagtgaaaggaaaagatcaaaggagagggagggagacagagaaggaggaagggaggaaggaaggaaagaaagaaaagaaggaaggaaagaaagaaggtggaaggaagaaaagcaacaaaggaggcaggaagggggGATGGTGGGGATggatgaaggaagaaggaaggaacgTGACACAATATTTATAATATGTTCTTTGGGAAACAGACAACAGCGGTGCCTACCCTCTATTCCTGACAGTTCACTGGAGGCCCTTCCCTGCCCACGCTCCTGGTTCTTGGCCCAGCCCCCactccacaggcagcagggacAGAGCCACACTGACCATGACGATCTCCAACACTTCGTTCTTGCTGATGGTCCCATTGCCGTCCACATCGTAGAGCGAGAAGGCCCACTCGAGCTTCTGCGTGGGCTTGCCCGCCGTGGTCATGTGCAGAGCGATGACGTACTCCTTGAAGTCCAGCGTACCATCGCTGTTGGCATCGAAGCTGCGGAACACGTGCTGTGCATAGGCCTTGGGGTCGGAGTCCGGGAAGAACTTGGCGTAGATGCTTTCGAACTCCTGCCGCGTGATGCGGCCGCTCGGGCACTCCTTCAGGAAGGACTGGTACCAGGTGCTCAGCTCCTCCTCCGTGAACTTGGTGCTCAGTTGCAGCTCCTCCAGGATCTCCTTGGACAGGGCCCCGCTCTTGCTGTTCCCCATGGTGAGGGAGAGTGCGCGCCGTGGGGGCGGGAGGGACAAGTGTGGTCACCTGGCTAGCGAGGTTGTGTGCCCGCTGTGGGGTGGAGACCCAGGTGCTGATGGATTAGGGGGAGATTTGCAGCCAGTCCCTCCCAGCCCTTGGAGGGAGGAGGGGCACAGAACCCTCCCGAGATTAAAACCTCCGCTGTGcctgctgagaagaaagggacCATCTTGGGACCCTTGAACCAGGGACCCTCCCACACTCAAGCTCCGGAAGAGCCACACTGGGCTATGCTCGACTTCCCCATCAGAGGGGCACCCATGGGGCCTTAAAATGCAGAGGTTAGGGGCAGGCAGCCTTGCCACTTAACCTAGAGCATCCTTAGCGATGCTTTTCTAATCTTTCCCTCAGCCATATTTGGGCCTACTGGGCACCTTTTCAGCCTTTCCTTTATCCAGTGCTCTATGGTGTGGGACAACCCACCCCACCTCCACTGGTAAACCCCAGGCTGCCTGACAGAACGGAAGTCCCAGAACGGAAGGATTGGGCTCCTATTACTTGTTATTGCCGTTGAAAGAACAGTGACAAAGTAGCTCAAACTGGCCGAAGGAGGtgctaaatacacacacacacacacacacacacacacacacacacacacacacagcccaggaCTCACTATGAGCTTACTTAAATGTTTTAGCTTTACCACAGTATAAAACATGCCTTATGCAAACAACTGCCGGA is part of the Meriones unguiculatus strain TT.TT164.6M chromosome 11, Bangor_MerUng_6.1, whole genome shotgun sequence genome and encodes:
- the Rcvrn gene encoding recoverin, whose amino-acid sequence is MGNSKSGALSKEILEELQLSTKFTEEELSTWYQSFLKECPSGRITRQEFESIYAKFFPDSDPKAYAQHVFRSFDANSDGTLDFKEYVIALHMTTAGKPTQKLEWAFSLYDVDGNGTISKNEVLEIVMAIFKMIKPEDVKHLPDDENTPEKRAAKIWTFFGKKDDDKLTEEEFIEGTLANKEILRLIQFEPQKVKERIKERKQ